Proteins from a single region of Carettochelys insculpta isolate YL-2023 chromosome 17, ASM3395843v1, whole genome shotgun sequence:
- the DYNLRB1 gene encoding dynein light chain roadblock-type 1 produces MPGSVLRMRCDGVVPLRSGCCFGRTLPRTMAEVEETLKRIQSQKGVQGIIVVNSEGIPIKSTLDNSTTVQYAGLMHSFIMKARSTVRDIDPQNDLTFLRIRSKKNEIMIAPDKDYFLIVIQNPTE; encoded by the exons ATGCCAGGCTCTGTGCTGCGCATGCGCTGTGACGGGGTGGTGCCGCTGCGGTCCGGCTGCTGCTTTGGGCGGACACTGCCCCGCACCATG GCTGAGGTGGAAGAAACATTGAAGCGGATTCAGAGCCAAAAGGGAGTTCAAGGAATCATTGTTGTTAATTCAGAAG GTATTCCTATCAAAAGCACACTGGATAACTCCACAACAGTGCAATATGCAGGACTAATGCACAGCTTCATCATGAAGGCAAGGAGCACTGTGCGAGACATCGATCCCCAGAACGACCTGACATTCCTGCGTATCCGCTCCAAGAAAAATGAAATCATGATTGCTCCAG ataAAGACTATTTCCTGATCGTCATCCAGAATCCAACAGAATGA